In a genomic window of Zingiber officinale cultivar Zhangliang chromosome 9B, Zo_v1.1, whole genome shotgun sequence:
- the LOC122025439 gene encoding annexin D8-like, with amino-acid sequence MFQEVVVVLQREMELSYASFSSITCKNDCREIHATWNQLDLVGRSLARRTLTQKRQIKEMYRAMYGQDLVEHLQETHLANSTNEMCRVLYLWMLEPHERDAVVAKDALEGRVLDYKALVEIYTRQKMNHLFFTKQAYVTKFKRHLDQDMISEPSNSYQKFLLALAASQQSHQTDVSQHIAKCDAKRLYEARHCSREASDESIILEIFSKRSIPQLRLALSSYKQIYGHEYCKALKKEASGEFKQALRAVIKCIYDPSEYYSKMINKSINMGATDKRVLTRVMIGSTSAGMKEVRSSFERRYGRKLQDAICESLSDGDYRDFILALTNIPSSSSF; translated from the exons ATGTTTCAAGAGGTAGTAGTAGTCTTACAGAGGGAAATGGAACTCAGCTATGCCTCTTTCTCCAGCATCACCTGCAAGAATGACTGTCGAGAGATCCATGCGACGTGGAACCAGCTGGATCTCGTCGGCCGATCATTGGCACGACGAACTTTGACGCAGAAGCGACAGATTAAGGAGATGTATCGAGCCATGTACGGTCAGGACTTGGTTGAACATCTTCAGGAAACTCACCTGGCCAACTCGACCAATGAG ATGTGCCGTGTGTTGTATCTGTGGATGCTCGAGCCGCATGAACGAGATGCTGTAGTCGCAAAGGATGCACTTGAGGGAAGAGTCTTGGATTACAAGGCCCTCGTTGAGATCTACACTCGGCAAAAAATGAACCATCTCTTCTTCACCAAGCAAGCATATGTAACCAAGTTCAAGAGGCACTTGGACCAGGACATGATTTCTGAGCCATCTAACTCATATCAGAAG TTTTTGCTGGCTCTTGCTGCATCCCAACAGTCACACCAGACCGATGTAAGTCAACACATTGCCAAATGTGATGCTAAGAGGCTATATGAAGCAAGACATTGCAGTAGAGAGGCAAGTGATGAATCTATCATCCTTGAGATTTTCAGTAAGAGAAGCATCCCCCAACTAAGGTTGGCACTCTCTAGCTACAAACAAATCTATGGGCATGAATATTGCAAA GCACTGAAGAAAGAAGCAAGTGGAGAATTCAAGCAAGCACTAAGGGCAGTCATAAAATGCATCTACGATCCTTCTGAGTACTACTCCAAG ATGATTAACAAAAGTATAAACATGGGAGCCACTGATAAAAGAGTTCTGACCAGAGTTATGATAGGAAGCACCTCTGCAGGCATGAAAGAGGTGAGATCGTCCTTTGAGAGGAGATATGGAAGGAAGCTACAGGATGCCATTTGTGAGAGCCTTTCTGATGGGGATTACAGAGACTTTATTCTGGCCTTGACCAATATCCCTAGCTCTTCTTCTTTCTGA
- the LOC122025438 gene encoding WAT1-related protein At1g21890-like: MGFVEVITTLKPYAFMVLLQFGYSGMFVISVASIKSGMNHFVLVVYRNVIAAIVIAPFALYFERKVRPKMTLTTVIKIAALALLEPVLDQNLYYMGANLTSASFASALYNMIPAMTFIMAIILRVEKLTIKSRRSQAKIAGSVVTVIGALLMILYKGPVVEFFWSKGRSYHGASSSQSSNWLTGTLFLLASCVCWSGFYVLQSNTLESYSAELSLATLICLMGAMMSSVVTLAVEGANAKPWSIGWDMRLATAVYSGVICSGITYYVQGIVMKERGPVFVTAFNPICMIITAILGSIILAEQITLGSVIGAVIIVIGLYALIWGKSKDQASQSSDTSASLQLPVAATDSRKLESNSRHSK, translated from the exons ATGGGGTTTGTTGAGGTGATAACGACCTTGAAGCCTTATGCATTCATGGTGCTGCTTCAATTTGGGTACTCAGGGATGTTTGTGATCTCGGTTGCATCCATCAAGAGCGGAATGAACCACTTTGTGTTGGTGGTGTACAGGAATGTCATTGCTGCCATTGTAATTGCACCCTTCGCACTCTACTTTGAGAG GAAAGTGAGACCCAAGATGACACTCACCACAGTCATCAAAATAGCAGCACTTGCCCTTCTAGA GCCTGTGCTTGATCAAAACTTGTACTACATGGGTGCGAACTTGACCTCTGCAAGCTTTGCCTCTGCCTTGTACAACATGATCCCAGCGATGACCTTCATCATGGCCATTATTCTGAG AGTTGAGAAGCTAACCATCAAAAGCCGGCGTAGCCAAGCCAAGATCGCTGGATCAGTGGTGACTGTAATTGGAGCATTGCTTATGATACTGTACAAGGGTCCAGTAGTTGAATTTTTCTGGTCCAAAGGGAGAAGCTACCATGGCGCATCAAGCAGCCAAAGCAGCAATTGGCTCACAGGGACCTTATTTCTTCTGGCAAGTTGCGTGTGTTGGTCAGGCTTCTATGTACTACAA TCAAATACACTAGAGTCATACTCTGCAGAGCTCTCATTGGCCACCTTGATATGTCTTATGGGTGCCATGATGAGCTCAGTTGTTACTTTGGCTGTGGAAGGTGCCAACGCAAAGCCTTGGAGTATTGGCTGGGACATGCGACTTGCCACTGCTGTCTACTCG GGGGTGATCTGCTCGGGGATTACCTACTATGTGCAGGGCATAGTGATGAAGGAGAGAGGCCCAGTGTTTGTCACTGCTTTCAACCCCATATGCATGATAATTACTGCTATATTAGGATCCATCATTTTAGCGGAGCAGATAACTCTAGGGAG TGTCATTGGTGCAGTAATCATAGTGATTGGCCTCTATGCTCTCATCTGGGGCAAGAGCAAAGACCAAGCTAGTCAATCTTCAGATACAAGTGCAAGTCTTCAGCTTCCAGTTGCTGCAACAGATTCCAGGAAGCTTGAATCAAACAGTCGCCATAGTAAATAG